One Fundulus heteroclitus isolate FHET01 chromosome 11, MU-UCD_Fhet_4.1, whole genome shotgun sequence DNA segment encodes these proteins:
- the LOC105921145 gene encoding olfactory receptor 13C2-like isoform X2: MELLMSESPRDANQLFFSPRSSSINGTSEHADVTFFIIQGLANLTENKMIFFTILLLVYIIILGGNGLIIFVTLTDPKLFSPMYFFLHNLSFVDVLFTTSIMPNMLAGFLVDQLTISYSGCFLQMYFFIGLSVTGRAILTVMAYDRYVAICNPLRYTAIMTRPVQVLLVVGAWGFGALCPLPAITMALQQRYCGPNVVRHGWCDPSSVRRLVCGDTSADNIVSLTFALVALLTTGVLILTSYVLISVTMSRMGVAQRLKALGTCTAHLTVVSFSYSAASFIYISYRVANVSPEVRIIVSVLYSALTPFLNPIIYSLRNKELQDAIRRIGTRFRPAVMSAPKNIQTVT, from the exons ATGGAGCTGCTGATGTCTGAAAGCCCCAGAG ATGCAAACCAGCTGTTTTTTAGCCCCAGATCCAGCTCCATCAACGGCACCAGCGAGCATGCTGACGTCACCTTCTTCATCATTCAGGGCCTCGCTAACCTCACCGAAAACAAGATGATCTTTTTTACCATCCTGCTACTGGTTTACATCATCATCCTGGGAGGAAACGGCCTGATCATCTTTGTG ACCCTGACTGACCCGAAGCTTTTCTCTCCCATGTATTTCTTCCTCCACAACCTGTCCTTTGTGGACGTGTTGTTCACCACCAGCATCATGCCCAACATGCTGGCCGGCTTCCTGGTGGACCAGTTGACCATCTCCTACTCAGGCTGCTTCCTACAGATGTACTTCTTCATCGGGCTGTCTGTGACCGGCCGTGCCATCCTAACCGTCATGGCCTATGATCGTTACGTGGCCATCTGCAACCCTCTTCGCTACACCGCCATCATGACCCGGCCCGTCCAGGTGCTTCTCGTTGTAGGTGCCTGGGGATTCGGGGCTCTCTGCCCTCTGCCGGCCATTACCATGGCCCTGCAGCAGCGTTATTGTGGCCCAAATGTGGTCCGGCACGGCTGGTGTGACCCATCTTCTGTTAGGCGTCTGGTGTGCGGTGACACGTCAGCGGATAACATTGTGTCACTTACCTTTGCTCTGGTGGCCCTGTTGACCACCGGAGTCCTCATCCTCACCTCCTATGTGCTCATTTCTGTGACCATGTCCAGGATGGGTGTTGCTCAGAGGCTGAAGGCTTTGGGGACGTGTACCGCCCACCTGACTGTGGTGTCCTTCTCCTACAGCGCAGCCTCATTTATCTACATTTCCTACCGAGTGGCAAACGTTTCACCAGAG GTACGCATCATTGTGTCCGTGCTGTACTCCGCTCTGACGCCCTTCCTCAATCCCATCATCTACAGTCTGAGGAACAAGGAGCTGCAAGACGCCATCAGGAGGATCGGGACGAGGTTCCGACCGGCGGTCATGTCTGCACCAAAGAACATCCAGACTGTGACCTGA
- the LOC105921145 gene encoding olfactory receptor 13C2-like isoform X3 → MIFFTILLLVYIIILGGNGLIIFVTLTDPKLFSPMYFFLHNLSFVDVLFTTSIMPNMLAGFLVDQLTISYSGCFLQMYFFIGLSVTGRAILTVMAYDRYVAICNPLRYTAIMTRPVQVLLVVGAWGFGALCPLPAITMALQQRYCGPNVVRHGWCDPSSVRRLVCGDTSADNIVSLTFALVALLTTGVLILTSYVLISVTMSRMGVAQRLKALGTCTAHLTVVSFSYSAASFIYISYRVANVSPEVRIIVSVLYSALTPFLNPIIYSLRNKELQDAIRRIGTRFRPAVMSAPKNIQTVT, encoded by the exons ATGATCTTTTTTACCATCCTGCTACTGGTTTACATCATCATCCTGGGAGGAAACGGCCTGATCATCTTTGTG ACCCTGACTGACCCGAAGCTTTTCTCTCCCATGTATTTCTTCCTCCACAACCTGTCCTTTGTGGACGTGTTGTTCACCACCAGCATCATGCCCAACATGCTGGCCGGCTTCCTGGTGGACCAGTTGACCATCTCCTACTCAGGCTGCTTCCTACAGATGTACTTCTTCATCGGGCTGTCTGTGACCGGCCGTGCCATCCTAACCGTCATGGCCTATGATCGTTACGTGGCCATCTGCAACCCTCTTCGCTACACCGCCATCATGACCCGGCCCGTCCAGGTGCTTCTCGTTGTAGGTGCCTGGGGATTCGGGGCTCTCTGCCCTCTGCCGGCCATTACCATGGCCCTGCAGCAGCGTTATTGTGGCCCAAATGTGGTCCGGCACGGCTGGTGTGACCCATCTTCTGTTAGGCGTCTGGTGTGCGGTGACACGTCAGCGGATAACATTGTGTCACTTACCTTTGCTCTGGTGGCCCTGTTGACCACCGGAGTCCTCATCCTCACCTCCTATGTGCTCATTTCTGTGACCATGTCCAGGATGGGTGTTGCTCAGAGGCTGAAGGCTTTGGGGACGTGTACCGCCCACCTGACTGTGGTGTCCTTCTCCTACAGCGCAGCCTCATTTATCTACATTTCCTACCGAGTGGCAAACGTTTCACCAGAG GTACGCATCATTGTGTCCGTGCTGTACTCCGCTCTGACGCCCTTCCTCAATCCCATCATCTACAGTCTGAGGAACAAGGAGCTGCAAGACGCCATCAGGAGGATCGGGACGAGGTTCCGACCGGCGGTCATGTCTGCACCAAAGAACATCCAGACTGTGACCTGA
- the LOC105921145 gene encoding olfactory receptor 13C2-like isoform X1, which produces MHIFLNHSAGKHSHCCFAGTTFSSFPYYSSSPDANQLFFSPRSSSINGTSEHADVTFFIIQGLANLTENKMIFFTILLLVYIIILGGNGLIIFVTLTDPKLFSPMYFFLHNLSFVDVLFTTSIMPNMLAGFLVDQLTISYSGCFLQMYFFIGLSVTGRAILTVMAYDRYVAICNPLRYTAIMTRPVQVLLVVGAWGFGALCPLPAITMALQQRYCGPNVVRHGWCDPSSVRRLVCGDTSADNIVSLTFALVALLTTGVLILTSYVLISVTMSRMGVAQRLKALGTCTAHLTVVSFSYSAASFIYISYRVANVSPEVRIIVSVLYSALTPFLNPIIYSLRNKELQDAIRRIGTRFRPAVMSAPKNIQTVT; this is translated from the exons atGCATATTTTCCTCAATCATTCCGCAGGAAaacattctcactgctgtttcgcaggaacaacATTTTCTAGTTTTCCTTATTATTCCTCCTCTCCAGATGCAAACCAGCTGTTTTTTAGCCCCAGATCCAGCTCCATCAACGGCACCAGCGAGCATGCTGACGTCACCTTCTTCATCATTCAGGGCCTCGCTAACCTCACCGAAAACAAGATGATCTTTTTTACCATCCTGCTACTGGTTTACATCATCATCCTGGGAGGAAACGGCCTGATCATCTTTGTG ACCCTGACTGACCCGAAGCTTTTCTCTCCCATGTATTTCTTCCTCCACAACCTGTCCTTTGTGGACGTGTTGTTCACCACCAGCATCATGCCCAACATGCTGGCCGGCTTCCTGGTGGACCAGTTGACCATCTCCTACTCAGGCTGCTTCCTACAGATGTACTTCTTCATCGGGCTGTCTGTGACCGGCCGTGCCATCCTAACCGTCATGGCCTATGATCGTTACGTGGCCATCTGCAACCCTCTTCGCTACACCGCCATCATGACCCGGCCCGTCCAGGTGCTTCTCGTTGTAGGTGCCTGGGGATTCGGGGCTCTCTGCCCTCTGCCGGCCATTACCATGGCCCTGCAGCAGCGTTATTGTGGCCCAAATGTGGTCCGGCACGGCTGGTGTGACCCATCTTCTGTTAGGCGTCTGGTGTGCGGTGACACGTCAGCGGATAACATTGTGTCACTTACCTTTGCTCTGGTGGCCCTGTTGACCACCGGAGTCCTCATCCTCACCTCCTATGTGCTCATTTCTGTGACCATGTCCAGGATGGGTGTTGCTCAGAGGCTGAAGGCTTTGGGGACGTGTACCGCCCACCTGACTGTGGTGTCCTTCTCCTACAGCGCAGCCTCATTTATCTACATTTCCTACCGAGTGGCAAACGTTTCACCAGAG GTACGCATCATTGTGTCCGTGCTGTACTCCGCTCTGACGCCCTTCCTCAATCCCATCATCTACAGTCTGAGGAACAAGGAGCTGCAAGACGCCATCAGGAGGATCGGGACGAGGTTCCGACCGGCGGTCATGTCTGCACCAAAGAACATCCAGACTGTGACCTGA